The Kroppenstedtia pulmonis genome has a segment encoding these proteins:
- a CDS encoding YwbE family protein: MDGRRRQEIRPGLVVDIVLKKDQRTGKLTRGVVKDLLTSSPSHPHGIKVRLEDGQVGRVKVIHQSGQ, encoded by the coding sequence ATGGATGGAAGAAGACGACAAGAGATCCGACCAGGTCTGGTTGTGGATATCGTACTGAAAAAGGACCAGCGTACCGGAAAACTGACAAGAGGTGTGGTCAAGGATCTTCTCACCTCCTCTCCCAGCCATCCCCATGGCATCAAGGTGCGGCTGGAAGACGGGCAAGTAGGACGGGTGAAAGTGATTCACCAGTCAGGCCAGTGA
- a CDS encoding IDEAL domain-containing protein, producing the protein MDTLVNQLKSGDWVKGKTLSDELFQGYIESVDYEGGTAKVRVVQSDNQRAIGKLSFSFLETLKLDDVHEPREVGHLLNLIDLALTTKDKSWFMELTELLKEQHQDYYLS; encoded by the coding sequence ATTGAAAAGTGGGGATTGGGTAAAAGGGAAAACACTGAGTGATGAGCTGTTTCAAGGATATATCGAATCTGTGGATTATGAGGGTGGAACTGCCAAAGTCCGGGTCGTTCAATCTGACAACCAACGTGCAATCGGAAAGTTGTCCTTCAGTTTTTTGGAAACTCTCAAGTTAGACGACGTTCATGAGCCAAGAGAAGTAGGACATCTCTTGAATCTCATCGACTTGGCCCTGACTACCAAGGACAAAAGCTGGTTCATGGAATTAACCGAACTCTTGAAAGAACAGCATCAAGACTATTACTTATCGTGA